In Carya illinoinensis cultivar Pawnee chromosome 6, C.illinoinensisPawnee_v1, whole genome shotgun sequence, a single genomic region encodes these proteins:
- the LOC122313718 gene encoding nucleolar protein 14 isoform X1, whose translation MAKLSNPTGAGPNDIKKNKKKRKKSGPNVVAMKVQAPKANPFETIWSRRKFDILGKKRKGEERRVGLARSLAVEKRKKTLLKEYEQSGKASVFLDKRIGENNDALGEFDKAILRSQRERQLKLSKKGKYNLSDGEEEDFEIQGLGAFSDRDDFEDELLPDDDDYDGEATKKQSAMLNQLNAHKTQNPQERHLIEGGENKHKSKKEVMDEIISKSKYFKAQKAREKEDNEHLMDELDKNFTSLVQSEALLSLTEPGKLNALKALVNKSVPNEKKKKDELSSTQKTENFSQDQPDSYDKLVKEMALEMRARPSDRTKTPEEIAQEERERLEHLEDERQKRMLAPDYSSDEDNDDALKPSTQGRRSISGDDLGDSFSLEEEPRAKKGWVDEILERRDGNDSESEASDSSGDSETAEDDSDEEGSDEDNEEGENNLSLKDWEQSDDDTLGKDLEEGEEEGEEHDDDGQQMEPKPQKKKEKTNAFAASKRNGDILDAKKDKTDGKHSSTSDLPYLIEAPKSFEELSALLGNRSNNDIMLILNRIRTSNAIKLAAENRKKMQVFYGMLLQYFAILANKKPLNFELLNLLLKPLMEMSVEIPYFAAICARQRILRVRMQLCEIIKDPEISSWPSSKTLFLLRLWSMIFPCSDFRHVVMTPAILLMCEYLMRCPIVLGRDIAMGSFLCSMLLSVTRQSQKFCPEAITFLRTLLMAAANTKPVQCQDSLFYYRLEFKALRPLLCIRDREIEIGPLNFIALMDMPEDSPFFTSDTFRAGVLVTVIETLRGYVNIYEGLSSFPEIFLPISVLLLEVAQQENMPYVLQDKFKDVAQLIQTKAEEHYLLRHPLQMRKQKPVPIKLLNPKFEENFVKGRDYDPDRERAEQRKLKKLLNREAKGAARELRKDNSFLYEVKQKDKTLLEEERSEKYGKALAFLQEQEHAFKSGQLGKGKKRMR comes from the exons ATGGCTAAGCTATCGAACCCCACTGGCGCCGGTCCCAACGACAtcaagaagaataagaaaaagaggaagaagtcAGGCCCGAACGTCGTAGCCATGAAAGTTCAGGCCCCAAAAGCCAATCCATTCGAGACCATTTGGTCCCGAAGAAAATTCGATATCCTCGGGAAGAAGCGCAAGGGGGAAGAGCGCCGTGTCGGCCTCGCTCGCTCCCTTGCTGTGGAAAAG AGGAAGAAGACGCTGCTGAAGGAGTACGAACAAAGTGGGAAGGCTTCGGTGTTCTTGGATAAGCGTATTGGGGAGAATAATGACGCGCTTGGCGAGTTTGATAAGGCTATTCTGCGGTCTCAGCGTGAGCGTCAG TTGAAACTGAGTAAAAAAGGCAAGTATAACTTATCagatggagaagaagaagattttgaAATCCAAGGTCTCGGTGCATTCTCTGACAGGGATGATTTTGAGGATGAATTGTTGCCTGATGATGATGACTATGATGGTGAAGCCACTAAGA AACAGTCAGCCATGCTAAATCAACTTAATGCTCATAAGACACAGAATCCACAGGAGAGGCATCTGATTGAAGGAGGGGAAAAT AAACACAAAAGCAAGAAAGAAGTGATGGACGAGATTATCTCAAAAAGCAAATATTTTAAG GcacaaaaagcaagagagaaagaagataaTGAACATTTGATGGATGAATTGGACAAAAACTTCACATCTTTAGTGCAGTCTGAGGCATTATTATCTTTAACTGAACCTGGTAAGCTGAATGCTTTGAAGGCTCTTGTGAACAAGAGTGTTccgaatgagaaaaagaagaaggatgAGCTGTCTTCAACtcaaaaaacagaaaattttAGCCAG GATCAACCTGATTCTTATGACAAACTTGTCAAAGAGATGGCACTGGAAATGCGTGCTCGCCCTTCAGACAGGACTAAGACTCCTGAAGAGATTGCCCAGGAGGAGAGAGAACGATTAGAGCATTTGGAG GATGAACGACAGAAGAGAATGCTTGCTCCTGATTATTCCAGTGATGAAGACAATGATGATGCTCTGAAACCGTCTACCCAGGGACGAAGATCTATATCTGGGGATGATCTTGGTGATTCCTTCTCACTTGAAGAAGAGCCCAGGGCTAAAAAGGGTTGGGTTGATGAGATTCTTGAAAGAAGGGACGGCAATGATTCTGAGAGTGAAGCTAGTGATTCTTCTGGTGATTCTGAAACTGCTGAAGATGATAGTGATGAAGAAGGATCTGATGAAGATAATGAGGAAGGTGAAAATAATCTATCTTTGAAGGACTGGGAACAAAGTGATGATGACACTTTGGGTAAAGATTTGGAAGAGGGTGAAGAAGAAGGTGAAGAACATGATGATGATGGGCAACAGATGGAGCCAAAACcccagaaaaagaaagaaaaaactaatgcTTTTGCAGCTAGTAAGAGAAATGGAGATATTTTAGATGCCAAAAAAGACAAAACAGATGGTAAACACTCTTCAACGTCGGACCTTCCCTACTTAATTGAAGCTCCAAAGAGTTTTGAAGAGTTATCTGCATTATTGGGCAATCGTTCTAATAATGACATTATGTTGATACTTAATCGAATTCGGACTAGCAATGCAATCAAGCTTGCAGCAGAAAATCGAAAGAAAATGCAA GTATTCTATGGCATGCTACTTCAGTATTTTGCCATCTTAGCAAATAAAAAGCCTTTAAATTTCGAGCTACTAAATTTGCTGCTGAAGCCATTGATGGAGATGAGTGTGGAGATCCCGTACTTTGCTGCAATATGTGCTCGTCAGAGGATACTACGAGTTCGAATGCAACTTTGTGAGATCATCAAAGATCCAG AAATTAGCAGTTGGCCTTCTTCAAAAACATTATTTCTTTTGAGGCTCTGGTCCATGATATTCCCATGCTCTGACTTTCGTCATGTGGTCATGACTCCAGCAATCTTGTTGATGTGTGAATATCTGATGCGCTGTCCCATTGTGTTGGGGCGGGATATTGCTATGGGATCTTTCTTATGCTCTATGCTTCTCTCT GTCACTAGACAATCTCAGAAGTTCTGTCCGGAAGCAATAACGTTTCTCCGAACTTTGCTGATGGCTGCGGCAAACACAAAACCTGTTCAATGTCAAGACTCTCTG TTTTATTATCGATTGGAATTTAAAGCACTCAGGCCCCTGCTTTGTATACGTGATCGCGAGATTGAGATCGGTCCGCTGAATTTTATCGCATTAATGGATATGCCTGAGGACTCTCCTTTTTTTACCTCTGATACCTTCAG GGCTGGTGTGCTGGTAACTGTTATTGAAACCCTACGAGGATATGTTAACATTTATGAGGGATTAAGTTCCTTTCCTGAAATTTTTCTGCCGATTTCTGTGTTGTTACTTGAAGTAGCACAACAGGAAAATATGCCGTATGTATTGCAAGATAAATTCAAAGATGTTGCTCAACTCATTCAGACTAAAGCTGAAGAACATTACTTGTTGCGGCATCCGCTTCAAATGCGGAAGCAAAAGCCAGTGCCTATCAAATTACTGAATCCAAAATTTGAGGAGAA CTTTGTTAAAGGTAGAGATTATGATCCAGATCGTGAACGGGCTGAGCAGAGAAAGTTGAAGAAACTTCTAAATCGTGAAGCTAAAGGGGCTGCTCGTGAACTGCGTAAAGATAATTCTTTCTTATATGAGGTGAAGCAAAAAGACAAGACCTTATTGGAAGAAGAAAGATCAGAGAAGTATGGAAAGGCTTTAGCCTTCCTTCAAGAACAAGAACATGCTTTCAAATCTGGGCAATTAGGGAAAGGCAAGAAGAGGATGAGATGA
- the LOC122313718 gene encoding nucleolar protein 14 isoform X2: MEKKKILKSKVSVHSLTGMILRMNCCLMMMTMMVKPLRSAMLNQLNAHKTQNPQERHLIEGGENKHKSKKEVMDEIISKSKYFKAQKAREKEDNEHLMDELDKNFTSLVQSEALLSLTEPGKLNALKALVNKSVPNEKKKKDELSSTQKTENFSQDQPDSYDKLVKEMALEMRARPSDRTKTPEEIAQEERERLEHLEDERQKRMLAPDYSSDEDNDDALKPSTQGRRSISGDDLGDSFSLEEEPRAKKGWVDEILERRDGNDSESEASDSSGDSETAEDDSDEEGSDEDNEEGENNLSLKDWEQSDDDTLGKDLEEGEEEGEEHDDDGQQMEPKPQKKKEKTNAFAASKRNGDILDAKKDKTDGKHSSTSDLPYLIEAPKSFEELSALLGNRSNNDIMLILNRIRTSNAIKLAAENRKKMQVFYGMLLQYFAILANKKPLNFELLNLLLKPLMEMSVEIPYFAAICARQRILRVRMQLCEIIKDPEISSWPSSKTLFLLRLWSMIFPCSDFRHVVMTPAILLMCEYLMRCPIVLGRDIAMGSFLCSMLLSVTRQSQKFCPEAITFLRTLLMAAANTKPVQCQDSLFYYRLEFKALRPLLCIRDREIEIGPLNFIALMDMPEDSPFFTSDTFRAGVLVTVIETLRGYVNIYEGLSSFPEIFLPISVLLLEVAQQENMPYVLQDKFKDVAQLIQTKAEEHYLLRHPLQMRKQKPVPIKLLNPKFEENFVKGRDYDPDRERAEQRKLKKLLNREAKGAARELRKDNSFLYEVKQKDKTLLEEERSEKYGKALAFLQEQEHAFKSGQLGKGKKRMR; the protein is encoded by the exons atggagaagaagaagattttgaAATCCAAGGTCTCGGTGCATTCTCTGACAGGGATGATTTTGAGGATGAATTGTTGCCTGATGATGATGACTATGATGGTGAAGCCACTAAGA TCAGCCATGCTAAATCAACTTAATGCTCATAAGACACAGAATCCACAGGAGAGGCATCTGATTGAAGGAGGGGAAAAT AAACACAAAAGCAAGAAAGAAGTGATGGACGAGATTATCTCAAAAAGCAAATATTTTAAG GcacaaaaagcaagagagaaagaagataaTGAACATTTGATGGATGAATTGGACAAAAACTTCACATCTTTAGTGCAGTCTGAGGCATTATTATCTTTAACTGAACCTGGTAAGCTGAATGCTTTGAAGGCTCTTGTGAACAAGAGTGTTccgaatgagaaaaagaagaaggatgAGCTGTCTTCAACtcaaaaaacagaaaattttAGCCAG GATCAACCTGATTCTTATGACAAACTTGTCAAAGAGATGGCACTGGAAATGCGTGCTCGCCCTTCAGACAGGACTAAGACTCCTGAAGAGATTGCCCAGGAGGAGAGAGAACGATTAGAGCATTTGGAG GATGAACGACAGAAGAGAATGCTTGCTCCTGATTATTCCAGTGATGAAGACAATGATGATGCTCTGAAACCGTCTACCCAGGGACGAAGATCTATATCTGGGGATGATCTTGGTGATTCCTTCTCACTTGAAGAAGAGCCCAGGGCTAAAAAGGGTTGGGTTGATGAGATTCTTGAAAGAAGGGACGGCAATGATTCTGAGAGTGAAGCTAGTGATTCTTCTGGTGATTCTGAAACTGCTGAAGATGATAGTGATGAAGAAGGATCTGATGAAGATAATGAGGAAGGTGAAAATAATCTATCTTTGAAGGACTGGGAACAAAGTGATGATGACACTTTGGGTAAAGATTTGGAAGAGGGTGAAGAAGAAGGTGAAGAACATGATGATGATGGGCAACAGATGGAGCCAAAACcccagaaaaagaaagaaaaaactaatgcTTTTGCAGCTAGTAAGAGAAATGGAGATATTTTAGATGCCAAAAAAGACAAAACAGATGGTAAACACTCTTCAACGTCGGACCTTCCCTACTTAATTGAAGCTCCAAAGAGTTTTGAAGAGTTATCTGCATTATTGGGCAATCGTTCTAATAATGACATTATGTTGATACTTAATCGAATTCGGACTAGCAATGCAATCAAGCTTGCAGCAGAAAATCGAAAGAAAATGCAA GTATTCTATGGCATGCTACTTCAGTATTTTGCCATCTTAGCAAATAAAAAGCCTTTAAATTTCGAGCTACTAAATTTGCTGCTGAAGCCATTGATGGAGATGAGTGTGGAGATCCCGTACTTTGCTGCAATATGTGCTCGTCAGAGGATACTACGAGTTCGAATGCAACTTTGTGAGATCATCAAAGATCCAG AAATTAGCAGTTGGCCTTCTTCAAAAACATTATTTCTTTTGAGGCTCTGGTCCATGATATTCCCATGCTCTGACTTTCGTCATGTGGTCATGACTCCAGCAATCTTGTTGATGTGTGAATATCTGATGCGCTGTCCCATTGTGTTGGGGCGGGATATTGCTATGGGATCTTTCTTATGCTCTATGCTTCTCTCT GTCACTAGACAATCTCAGAAGTTCTGTCCGGAAGCAATAACGTTTCTCCGAACTTTGCTGATGGCTGCGGCAAACACAAAACCTGTTCAATGTCAAGACTCTCTG TTTTATTATCGATTGGAATTTAAAGCACTCAGGCCCCTGCTTTGTATACGTGATCGCGAGATTGAGATCGGTCCGCTGAATTTTATCGCATTAATGGATATGCCTGAGGACTCTCCTTTTTTTACCTCTGATACCTTCAG GGCTGGTGTGCTGGTAACTGTTATTGAAACCCTACGAGGATATGTTAACATTTATGAGGGATTAAGTTCCTTTCCTGAAATTTTTCTGCCGATTTCTGTGTTGTTACTTGAAGTAGCACAACAGGAAAATATGCCGTATGTATTGCAAGATAAATTCAAAGATGTTGCTCAACTCATTCAGACTAAAGCTGAAGAACATTACTTGTTGCGGCATCCGCTTCAAATGCGGAAGCAAAAGCCAGTGCCTATCAAATTACTGAATCCAAAATTTGAGGAGAA CTTTGTTAAAGGTAGAGATTATGATCCAGATCGTGAACGGGCTGAGCAGAGAAAGTTGAAGAAACTTCTAAATCGTGAAGCTAAAGGGGCTGCTCGTGAACTGCGTAAAGATAATTCTTTCTTATATGAGGTGAAGCAAAAAGACAAGACCTTATTGGAAGAAGAAAGATCAGAGAAGTATGGAAAGGCTTTAGCCTTCCTTCAAGAACAAGAACATGCTTTCAAATCTGGGCAATTAGGGAAAGGCAAGAAGAGGATGAGATGA